A single region of the Acidimicrobiales bacterium genome encodes:
- a CDS encoding STAS domain-containing protein, with product MLDIQTDQADGYTICRPVGELDAFTVSQFRQALAELASNPRLLIDMSGVPFVDSAGLGALIGGIRRARELGGDVAVACNRPTLTRLLRTTGFDRIVTVAETVEEAAAALQGESTPT from the coding sequence TTGCTCGACATCCAGACTGACCAGGCCGATGGCTACACCATCTGCCGGCCGGTCGGTGAGCTCGACGCATTCACCGTCAGCCAATTCCGCCAAGCCCTCGCCGAACTGGCGTCGAACCCCCGCCTGCTCATCGACATGTCGGGCGTGCCCTTCGTCGACTCCGCGGGCTTGGGCGCTCTCATCGGCGGCATCCGCCGAGCCCGCGAGCTGGGCGGCGACGTGGCCGTGGCCTGCAACCGCCCCACGCTCACCCGTCTCCTCCGCACCACCGGCTTCGACCGCATCGTGACCGTGGCCGAGACGGTGGAAGAGGCCGCCGCCGCCCTCCAGGGCGAGTCGACGCCCACTTAG
- a CDS encoding VOC family protein, which translates to MSGYRIGNIAIDCNDLEGMTSFWGAMTGLSPLAGDDSFCILGDAEHQGRLKLYLQRVPEPRVGKNRLHIDLYVSNAAAALAEVEQLGGASAGTHEREGINWTVATDPEGNEFCLVEVLRKN; encoded by the coding sequence ATGAGTGGCTACCGCATCGGCAACATCGCCATCGACTGCAACGACTTGGAGGGCATGACGTCGTTCTGGGGGGCCATGACGGGCTTGTCGCCGCTGGCGGGCGACGACTCGTTCTGCATCCTGGGCGACGCCGAGCACCAAGGGCGGCTCAAGCTCTATCTGCAGCGGGTGCCCGAGCCGCGGGTGGGCAAGAACCGGCTGCACATCGACCTGTACGTGTCGAACGCCGCCGCCGCGTTGGCCGAGGTCGAGCAGCTAGGTGGGGCGTCGGCGGGCACGCACGAGCGCGAGGGCATCAACTGGACGGTGGCCACCGACCCCGAGGGGAACGAGTTCTGCCTGGTGGAGGTGCTTCGGAAAAACTAA
- a CDS encoding ArsA-related P-loop ATPase — translation MKAFDNGVVVCCGSGGVGKTTTAAALALEAARRGRRACVVTIDPAKRLADALGLAELTNEPGLVQGDWPGELWALMLDTKSTFDSLITRYAASPGQAQAILGNRLYRNIAGALSGTQEYMAMEKLYELHEAGRFDLIVVDTPPTRNALDFLDAPRRLTRFLDNRIFRLLMMPTRAYMRAVSVATQALLRTISKVVGGEVVADAVAFFQAFEGMEEGFRQRARRMEELLADPSTAFVLVASPRRDAVEEALFFADKLKESSISVDALVVNRLHPRFGGERLSDSAAAVRARASSLASTPLGPLYANLADFREVAEREESHFAALAERVAPAPVARVPFLAADVHDVEGLVRVGEFLFSS, via the coding sequence GTGAAGGCCTTCGACAACGGTGTCGTGGTGTGCTGCGGGTCGGGCGGCGTGGGCAAGACGACGACCGCGGCGGCGTTGGCCTTGGAGGCGGCCCGTCGGGGACGGCGGGCGTGCGTGGTCACCATCGACCCGGCCAAGCGGCTGGCCGACGCCCTGGGCCTGGCCGAGCTCACCAACGAGCCGGGGCTGGTGCAGGGCGACTGGCCGGGCGAGCTGTGGGCGCTGATGCTCGACACCAAGTCAACGTTCGACTCGTTGATCACCCGGTATGCGGCGTCGCCGGGGCAGGCGCAGGCGATCCTGGGCAACCGCCTGTACCGCAACATCGCGGGCGCGCTGTCGGGCACCCAGGAGTACATGGCCATGGAGAAGCTCTACGAGCTGCACGAGGCCGGGCGCTTCGACCTCATCGTGGTCGACACGCCGCCCACCAGGAACGCCTTGGATTTCCTGGATGCGCCGCGGCGGTTGACCCGGTTCCTCGACAACCGCATCTTCCGGCTGCTGATGATGCCGACCCGGGCCTACATGCGGGCGGTGAGCGTGGCCACCCAGGCGTTGCTGCGCACCATCTCCAAGGTGGTGGGCGGTGAGGTGGTGGCCGACGCGGTGGCGTTCTTCCAGGCCTTCGAGGGCATGGAGGAGGGCTTCCGCCAGCGGGCCCGGCGCATGGAGGAACTGCTGGCCGACCCGTCCACCGCGTTCGTGCTGGTGGCCTCGCCCCGGCGGGATGCGGTGGAGGAAGCGCTGTTCTTCGCCGACAAGCTGAAGGAGTCGTCGATCTCGGTGGACGCCTTGGTGGTGAACCGGCTGCACCCCCGGTTCGGGGGCGAGCGGCTGAGCGACTCGGCCGCCGCCGTGCGGGCTCGCGCGTCGTCGTTGGCGTCGACGCCCTTGGGGCCGCTGTACGCCAACCTCGCCGACTTCCGGGAGGTGGCCGAGCGGGAGGAGTCCCACTTCGCTGCCTTGGCCGAACGGGTGGCGCCTGCGCCGGTGGCCCGGGTGCCGTTCCTGGCCGCCGACGTGCATGATGTCGAAGGGTTGGTTCGAGTAGGGGAGTTCTTGTTCTCATCATGA
- a CDS encoding ArsA-related P-loop ATPase, with product MDAAGFCAQTRVLIVAGKGGVGKTTVTAAVARMAALAGLDTLIVEVEGKSGLGAAFGKPESLTYEEVSLAPGVRARTLTPDDALLEYLAEHGMRRVSKRLVSSGAIEVVATAVPGIKDILVLGKVKQLERAKAADLIVLDAPAAGHAVTFLTSAAGLADAVRVGPIRAQAQDVLELLSDPARCQVMLVTLPEETPVNEVVETAFKLEDRVGVALAPVVVNGLYPTIEGLDVDPTAVAGDAVLREGEADALRAAAAFRRERTALQAEQVRRLGDALPLAQLRLPFLFTTEVGAAEVDVLAGALTEAVGAL from the coding sequence GTGGATGCGGCCGGGTTTTGCGCCCAGACCCGCGTGCTCATCGTCGCCGGGAAGGGCGGCGTCGGCAAAACGACGGTCACCGCCGCGGTGGCGCGCATGGCCGCGCTCGCCGGGCTCGACACCCTGATCGTCGAAGTCGAGGGCAAGAGCGGGCTCGGCGCCGCCTTCGGCAAGCCCGAGTCGTTGACCTACGAAGAGGTGTCGTTGGCGCCCGGCGTTCGGGCCCGAACGCTCACCCCCGACGACGCCTTGTTGGAGTACCTGGCCGAACACGGGATGCGCCGGGTGTCGAAGCGGCTGGTGTCGTCGGGGGCCATCGAGGTGGTGGCCACGGCCGTGCCCGGCATCAAGGACATCCTCGTGCTGGGCAAGGTGAAGCAACTGGAGCGGGCCAAGGCCGCCGACCTCATCGTGTTGGACGCGCCGGCGGCAGGCCACGCAGTGACGTTCCTCACCAGTGCGGCCGGGCTGGCCGATGCCGTGCGGGTGGGCCCCATCCGGGCGCAGGCCCAGGACGTGCTGGAGCTGTTGTCGGACCCAGCGCGCTGCCAGGTGATGCTGGTGACGCTGCCCGAGGAGACGCCGGTCAACGAGGTGGTGGAGACGGCGTTCAAGCTGGAGGACCGGGTTGGCGTCGCCTTGGCGCCGGTGGTGGTGAACGGGCTGTACCCGACGATCGAGGGGCTCGACGTCGACCCGACGGCGGTGGCAGGCGACGCGGTGCTGCGCGAGGGCGAGGCCGACGCGCTGCGGGCGGCGGCGGCGTTCCGGCGCGAGCGCACGGCGTTGCAGGCCGAGCAGGTTCGGCGACTGGGCGACGCGTTGCCGTTGGCGCAGTTGCGGCTGCCGTTCCTGTTCACCACGGAAGTGGGCGCGGCGGAGGTCGACGTGTTGGCCGGGGCGTTGACCGAGGCAGTGGGCGCGCTGTGA